The DNA region tggcacccttccatGGAGATGCAAAGCTTACCTATCCTTCCCAAAAGGATGGAGCTACACACTCAAGAGGGTTTGCACTGACGTCAAACTTAACGTAGAAGTAGATAtgaagctttagatcagttgtTTCTCTGTATTACATTGattcatttacttatttttaatttagttaaTTGTGAAAAGATTGCAGATGTTAAATCTGTTTGAAAAACTTTAGgtgtattttaaaacaagacacTGACTCACAGTTTTTGTTGGTTGTCGATGTAATCATCAGTGGGTTATAGGTTAAAAAAACTGTGgaatgttttgaaataaaatacatctaTGTGATAATCATGAATGCACTTTGATCTCATCTATTTTGCTGAACTCATCCATTCTTCCCCAGTTAGCTACCAGTTACATACTCATTAGTTCCCTGTTTAACTAACACTTATCTGCATACTTGTTACATTTATTGTAAAGTGCTACCTCTTTTTCCCTCACCAGCTTCAGTCATGAGTTCCAGAGAGTTTGGTGATccagagaaagagggagaggatgatgaggaagaagaggaggaggaagaagaagaaagtgcCAACCCGACAGAAGTGAAAATGAGTCAGATAGTGATGCCATGTCACAGCAACCACCGTCAGGAACTCAGTGTGGGGCAACTGCTCAAGTGGATTGACTCTACTGCCTGCCTTTCGGGTgtgaaagagatttttttgtgcagggatCAGTCATGCTGTGTGTTGAAATACTTTTAAATCACTGTCCAGACTGTGTTGAAATCGCTGACTCACCCAGACTTGTTACCTTTTTTGCTTGTTTCACATGGACAGCTGAGAGGCATGCTGGGAGTCCCTGCGTCACTGCCTCAATGGACGACATCCACTTTGAACACACTATTAGGTAACAGGAAGTGTGTATGCACTGTAAATGTTTTGTTGATATGTCTAGTATATGTTAGTTAACACAACATTCACTATTCTTTATTAATGTCTCCTGTTTCAGAGTGGGTCAGGTGGTGAATATCAAGGCAAAGGTCAACCGAGCCTTTAACACCAGCATGGAGGTCAGATTAGTACACACACAGTCAATTTTACTCAAACTGAattaaatttaacttaaaatatgacatttggTCACAGCCTATTTGAAGTCAAATTTAGTCTGCTTACAGAGTAATGATTTCAgggttgtttttactctaaaaagcGTTTTATTTTGCTCTGAGTGATGattttgtaaacaaaataaaaataactctACCGCTATACTATCTACCGTCACTGGGTAATTAGATGTTGTGCGTTTAACTAAAATGTATCCATGCTGTACTCTGTCTCAGGTGGGCATACAGGTGAGCTGTGAGGACCTGTTCACTGATCGTCACTGGAGAGTTTGCCATGCCTATGCAACCTTTGTTACTCAGCGAACAAACACGGGACAGAAGGTAAGTAATGTGCTTCATTTAGAGGTGATAATCTCTAATCCCAAGTCAGAGCTATATTTTACTAATGGAAAGAAAGGCTTGTCCTAAAATTAAACAGTCTAtaccagggctattcaattacaaattcacctctctctctctctcttttccatgGCTTCCAGGTCATCTTGAAGCCCATTGTGCCTCACACTCAGAGAGAGCAGGTTGAATACAGTGTGGCAGCAGAGAGACGGCGGGTACGAATGGTGCACGACGACATCATCAAAGATCTTCTTTCACATGGGTCTATCCAACAGGGTAGGTTCACAAACCTGTTATATCTTCCCTTATATATACACAGGGCTTTATATTAACCCCTGCCAACCCCTGGGTGGAATTTATGACAGTCACAACCTATGTTTCGCCCTAAATGTTGTCGGCTGTTAGTAGGCTGGGCCCCAAATTACAGCTGGGGTCATGGTCCACACAAGCCAGTAAGGCCGGCTTCCCTTTAATCAACAAACTCACTGCTTTCAGGTGTGactctgtttttaaacagcaCGACTTTCTTGATTTTAGGGTAGAAATTGTCCCATGTAACGCTACTCGGCCAATCAAATCCTTTGCTCAGAGCTCGCAAGCAAACCCGCAGAAAAACAGAAGCACTCAGAGCAGCGGTGCAgatcaagcggcaacctccagtcctgaaaagtgaagccaatgtggaagtgcaaaaaattgcaacacTTCAAGTGTCCACTTCAAGCTGGCTGCAGAAACTCTTAGTAAATTTCCCTCCAACTAAATAGAAATGTCCCCCTTTTCCAGAGATGTCCCGCATTTATTAGATGATGAAAGACAATGATTGCTGATGGGTTCTGAACAGGACTGGAAAAGTACACTGCTGTGGTAgtcaagtaaaagcacagttactctggttaaaatttacttcagTAAAAGTTAAAGCTCTGTAATTATTTGACTCACATTGCAGATTCTGTGGTCATCATTtgtaaaaaacaagcaaacatgAATTATacaattttacaaaataaaactgtagaCTGGAAAACTACAGCCAGTGTTACTACAGCCAGAGTTTTGTAAAACGTTTCCATTGTTGAAATGATCCCAACTAGCCAAGACAATTAGGGCGACTTGGTCGTCCCACAATCAGAAGGTTATGGGTTTgttccccagctcctgcagtgaCATGTTGATGCATCCTGTGTTAGACGCACTTGGGTatggatgtgtatgaatgggattcgCTAATACTGATGGCTAATTTTCCATGCCattagtgtgtgaatgtggagtgaaagaagtgaaagggtgtgaatgCGTAGGTGTGACTTGACGTGTAATCTGACTTACAAGGTAGCTGGAACGCAAAAGTCCCCAAATGATGCATCGGtgcattaattttaaatttaaagaaaatctttacgtatttatgatttatcatggcaccagtttcgaaCCAGTAAACCCAAGGAGTCTTCTGAGAAGTATCAAGTACAAcggtgtggcatgcaaatcaacacagacataCAGCCATGCTAAGTTATAAAAGTAGGATATATGTAGGTTTCTACAATAGAAGCAAAACAACAGTTCAAACTTGTACATGTTGTTTTaattgtctttgtgtgttttagcTGACAGTGCTGCAGAATGTGATGCAGTGGCAGCAGAGAAGACAAAGGTGGAGAGTGTTGAACTGGTTCTTCCCCCACATGCTAATCATCAGGttattctttctttgtttctttatctcaataaaaatctgaaaatctcAAATATCTTTTCAGGTCTTAATCACTTGCTGATACATTTGAGAAGTACTCCAGCCATACTGGCTGCATGTAGCTTTgcatttttctagtttttaaccACTAAAATTTGGATGCACTCTGGCAATCAGAGTTCATgcgcttttttttaaaattattattatttttttattttagtgtcGAACAGTAGGTTGACGGCTTCTTGTCTTTGTTAAATTACCAGGTGAACACCTTTGGAGGACAGATCATGGCCTGGATGGTGAACGTAGCTACAATTGCTGCcaggtaaaaacaaacatttttaagtatttgtCACAAAAAATAGCAGGGTAACACATTTCACTCACAGGTATATAGATACACACctgtattaaaggggacatattttgcagAAATCACTTTTTCATACTTGCTAACCAAAGAATGAGCCCCTGGCCTGTCctcaatcccctcaagtaccagaaaaatccaccccccctctttctccacctttcagaaaatgtgtgctgaaacaagtaCTCAGATTTTCCCCTGATGAGGTCATGTTAGGAGTTAGCGCCACCAGGTTTGGTTGACCCTccccacatccatttcctgagaggggcatggtcaggggtggagtcaaactgctcattaacatttaaagctacagacacagaaacagttcgttctgagcagggctgaaacagaggggttttttttggacatacaaaaatcaaatactggagtgttttttcaacaaaagacttcacaggcatgttttggggacctctgttACCTGGATggcaaatttccattcagctcttttGATCAGGGTCAGTTTTTCCAATTTAGTTCTGGAAAGCTGAAGAATGTCcataaaaaacagcattcaataaggcagggaactcttgATGGGTaatgatgcaggctgcaggtgtcTGTGAGTCACTCTGTTTGATTAACAGTGTCCTAAAGAAGTGTTGTAAAGTTTCACTTGTTATAGCATTAACATTAGCTCTGTGATCGTGGGCATGGGTTCCCAGTCTGCACACCTGCACTAGCAGGTAACTGGGGATCTTTGTTCCCACTGAGTCTCCGTCTGCAGGGGTTACTCCTTGGTGTGATCCGGGTCATAAAAGTATCATCTTGTGTCCACAGTAGATGGCATGTCATCGTCACTTGAGTTGAATTGgttattttaatgttgttttacctttgttgttgtttccttTGATGAAACCCACAGagtcaaacagctgatcagacacACTTAGGGGGAAAAGGGCATGGCAGTAGCCGATTACAGAATAGTACCAGAGGCTTTCTgtgtgaaaaattaaacaataaaaaactttCTAATATCGCagttgagccagcattgttttctggccaatttttgccttaaaCTCGCTAAATTAGcagctgtacccatctgttactcTGGTTAGCCTAGCTTTTCCAATCGCCTCATGTCTAAAGGGGCAATGCTTACTGAATCACTGAAGGCTAAAGCCGCTACTGTTGCCAAGTACCTCATTAAATAGGAGTAATAGTGCCCAAAAATATCTATAATTTGTCTTCTTGCCTTCCCTTTCTTATGCAGTCGCCTGTGTCAGGCTCACCCAACTCTGCGGACCATCGACATGTTCACCTTTAGAGGACCCTCTCAGGTTGGAGACAGACTGCTTCTAAGAGCTATAGTCAACAACGCCTTCAAAACCAGGTTGGTGTGTTCAGAGTGAACAGCAGGGGTAGGAAAGGAAATTTTAGATTCTACTACAGTTGCAGCGCCTATGAACTTCaccccctggatgttttacccctttaatgATTTTATCAATCAGTCAtggtttggctttttttttttcctacaaaaaagtacaaaaaaaacaattttttatgtcagagtgaaacagatttctacaaagtaatgttgatTGAattaaatatgtaatataaaataagtaactgcataaatatttactcaCTTTAAAGTGAccgacctaattcaacagaggtccagccaactggtgctagtagtctcaccattagtgaaatgtggatcacccgagtgcagtgaatgtgtctcaagtgattgtactattaagacacctgtgtctggaaggtccagtcactggttaaccagtattcctggctaccattacaccatgaggacaaaagagcATGCCAAACAACTCGGAGAAAAGTTAATCCATCctcaagaaatgaaggaatatggcacaggTGTAAATtcgcctagatcaggccatcctcagcTTGGGCAGTCAATTTCAGTGCCTAGATGttcaagcctgattgagacctatccacacagactcagagctgtgattagAGCCAGAGTTTGATCTACTAGATActggggtgaatactttttaaaggcactatACCCCAAATTTTGTACAATTATTGTTACATTATAGAAAGCAGTGCCATTAGTTGATAAGAGGGGAGtgtgaggaaaaataaaaaatatgaaattggTAAAGTagacatttttctttcaatttgGTGAGTAGCTGCTTGTTAAGTAAAAATTAAAGTGGTGAAGGACGTCCAGCCAAAATCCATTGTTAGCTCCAGTCTGATCATTTTAGGCCCAAGTTGACTGACATGTATGGAggaaacataataaaaacagatcGATATTGAAAAGGttcatcaaaaaaataaatgtttaagaaAGAATGGAAAGGagtatttgatgttttttttttcttttgatccAGCATTGAGGTGGGAGTGCGTGCAGAAGCTTACCAGGAAGAGGGACCAAACCGGCACATAAACTCTGCATTCATGACTTTTGAGGTCCTTGATGACCACGGGAAGCCACGCACATTACCACGGATACGACCTGAACCTCTGGTGAGTTAGCTGATAGAAAAGACACTCGCTGTAGGAACATAGGTTTGTTTAAATGATCACATTAATCCTAAAACTGGAAACAATCAAGAAATGGTAATAATCTGATCAGGCTGGTTTAAATTAATGCTGTCAATCGATTAAAAGAATAATTCAATTAATGACAGGTTTTGGAATTGATTAATCCCACGTACCATAAAATCCGGAATATAAATCACCTCCGTATACAAgaccagtttgttttttaaatcttctaAAGGGGAAAAAGGATTAAACTGTCCTCATGTGTGACCATTTTATTTGGCAGTGTCCACCAgggcagtttctgtgcagctgtgctACTCTTTTAGTACCATCTGTCCTTGTCATATAGAGTTTGCACATCTACAACCTGCAGATGATGAGACAGTTGCAATGCACAATGAACAGGGTAATTTTTTAATAGCGTTTCATTCCTGTTGTGTGATGCGAATGAAACCGTTTCCTGTTCAGATTTTGATTGTCTTTTTGACAAACATTTGAAGATCATTAATACAGCGTCCAAATAAAACTGACCCTAAAATAGAGCCCTGTGGAACTCCAGCAAAGCAGCTGATGTATGATGAATTTGAGTCTCAAtatgtgctgcttgtttttGGTTTCATAAGTATGACTTCATCTGAAAATTTTAGGAGCAGCAGTTCATGGTTTGGgaataaccttaaaaaaaatgtacaaaaccttataccttaaaaaaagaaacaaaacattgaGGGTTGTCTGATGACTCTTCTGCAGCCAGCGGTTCTCAATGTGGGGGGCTAAAAGTGTATCGGCTCTTGAGGGATGTGAAGTTGTAAAATGAAGCTCTGACACAAGTTTTCCAGAGATGAGACTGGAGAGATCTGAGGGTGTGGTGGACCAAAGATCACACATATAAACCTTTACTCAACGATTGGCTGGAATATCAAAGGAAAGACCTCAATCACCACAATCCCTTGTAAAGAACAGCCTTGTGTCACTAATGATTGCATAGTCTGGCATGTTTGCGTCTGTTGATCTGCCTGTGTCAGTTGTTTTATTGATTGGAGTTGCTTTTGTAGAAGAAATCAAGCTATTTTTAAGTATGGgttttaattttcaaccttGGCCTGTAGCAAAAACAATAtctgaaaatataaatactggatattatgaatttaaaaaaatgcattatgtAATTGTCTGACCAGTGTACCTATGCACAAAAACGAATGCAAACAACCCAGTCCAAAATCCACAGAGAGATTTACATATTTGATAATCCAGGGTTCAGATGTGTAAATGATAAACTAGAACAATGAGCACACCTCACCCAGACTTTAGACCTGCATAGGTGAGGTTTTGTTGGTGGCAGGGTTTCGAACAACATCAACCAGAAGTTTTTCAGTATAAATGCAGTAAACAGAAGAGTTTAAACGAGGGGGAGTCAGGAGTAACTGTTCAAATAGTTgtgatttttattgtttctggCACAAGGCTGAATTTGGTCGGGGATGTCATGTCTTTGAATGGTGCCAAACACTTGCTCTCTGATTGATAGAGGGATAGCATTAAATAAATACTAGAGAgccacaaaaacagcattttaccGCTCTTAGAAGGCCTGTTATAATTTgaagtagggctgggtgattatgGCAGAAATCATAATCGCGGTTAATTGAACTTTGCTCCTCGATTCCGGTTAATAAACCATTATTTCACCTCCGACTCTGGATGTGCTGTATAtctgtataattttaaaacaaataaatgaaatgttgtatattttaaagtttaacgCATCAATCTTGTTTACTCCCAGAACAAAATTATGTGGTATAATCTATAAAATGCCGttctctttaaacagttttgtgcCCTTGTAGTAAACCAGAGTGGTGATGAATTTTCTGGTCTGAACTCCTGATAAAGATTTAAGATGAAACAgattttctttccttaaaaacTGTCATTGACATTAGTTACTGATATTATCATGAGTTACAATTAAGCATCAACAATATTATACCAAAACTACCACAGACTATTGTTTTTAGAAAAACTAAcctttatctgaaaaaaaaacacaaaaattgatCATTccttttaatgatcatattccttgttgcaataataaatctaatattttaaatttttatgtgtctattattaaaaaaaactgtcattacCAAAGGTTGATTATTTTGATCATAGCTTaattaattctgttttattggTGTTTTCCACAAAACTAAACTATCATAAACCCTTTCTGCCTTCTCCGCATGTTTTGTTGAGGTCATCCTTCAGGCATcttaaaggggcctaccaactCACTTATGATTCACTATacttccagcccaaaacatgactccaccacctccttgctgacattgcagccttgttgggacatggtggacatccaccaaccatccagaactccatccatctggaccatccagtgtagcacagcatttatcagtgaaaaactgtttgaaaaggAGTCTTTGTGTATTTCTGAGCCCATTGCAATCATTTCTTCTTGTGGAAATTGGTTTAGGGAGGCTGAAATACAGCTTTACACAtcagcaagcctctggaggatcctgcatTCAGAGGTTCTTGGGACttcagaggcaccagcagcttcacttTCCTGTTTACTACtcatcaatttattttttacagctgctctcttaatacGATGAATTTGCCTCACAGAAACTTTCCTTGTCTGACTCTTAACTGAGTCTATTTTTTAAAGGCCCCTCTCTTTGTTGTCATCCACAGGAAGGGGAAAGAAGGTTTCAAGAAGCCATAGCCAGGAAGAAGATCCGGTTGGACAGGTGACTtgactttttgttgcttttagagTATTTTCAATTCAGCACAGCACAGTGTTCAgaatattttttgcatatttgtcacacttgagTGTTTCAGATGATTAAGAAAATGACATTAGACAAAGAAAACCTGAGTAAAtgcaaaattcagtttttaaatgacgaTTTCATTCATTCAGGGAAAaaggccatccaaacctacctgaccctaTGCGAAAAAGTccttgccccctaaacctaatgaCTGGTTGTGCCACCTTTGGTGGCGATGACTGTCAGTAAGTATTTGTGATACCTGgcagtgagtctttcacatcattgtgggtgaattttgacccactcttctttgcagatttttttcaattcagccacattggaggcttttccagcatgaatggcctgtttaaggtcatgccacagcaacTCAAAATGGATTtgagtccagactttgactttaccactccaaaacctttattttgtgcttTCAATCAGTCTGATCAGATCAGTCAGTCTGATCAGGATCAATCAGTCTGATCAGGATCAATCAGTCTGATCAGGATCAATCAGCTTTTAAGAGATGGacttgctgctgtgtttttgatcattgtcctgctgcataacccaaatGCTCTTGATCTGGGGGTCATGAACTAATTGCGGGACattctcctccaggattttctggtagaggcAGAATTTATGGTTCCATGAActacagcaagtggtccaggtcctgaagcagcaaagcagctgcagaccatcacactaccaccaccacttttgtctcgtcagtccacaaaatattttccCACAAGTCTCAAGGATCATCAAGATTTTTTGgtaaatgtgagatgagcctttgtgttggCAGTTgctttggccttggaactctcccatggatgccatttttgcctagtctctttcttattgttgactCATGAatactgaccttaactgaggccagtgagacctgcaggtctttagatgttgttgtgggttcttttgtgacctcttggATGAGTTGTCGATACGCTgctggagtcattttggtaggccagttTTCTCCGCTTGTGGCTAATGGCTCTAACGAGAATTTCTTTCgatggtgccatgatgtgttgcttttgagatcttttaggctacttcactttgtcagatttaagggatttcttaaTTCATTGGGTCGGGCAGTTATCAGGTCTGcgtgtggctagtgaaattgagGTCAGCTTTCCAAataaatgtggttaatcacagttaattaaTTATTTAGCAAGGAGATGCAAGTAGGTTTGAGGGGCCTTTTCCCTTattaataaaatcataatttttaaacagcattttCTATTCACTTGGGTTATATTtgaacaattttaaaatgttttatgatctgaaacatttaggtgtcacaatttgcaaaaaagtaaGACATGAGGAAAGGGGGCAAACAATATTTGCAGCACTGTACGTTTGAAGAGATACAGTGTCAACAGGGATCAAACTTCTCTAACAAGAGCACATAGACAACAATGAGAGCATCTACAAATCTCTGCAGTGTGTAAAAACTGGTATAACAGCTGAAGAAATGCATGGCACAGTAAACAGTGCTCTTCTCTTGTTTTAGGAAGTACATCATTTCCCGTAAGCAGAGTGAAGTTCCACTGTCTGTTCCCTGGGATCCAAGAAACCAGGTGACAGAAACGTATATGAACATGTGCTGTTAGCAAAGCACTGACAGCTGGTTTTAGTCCAGTTAGGCATGTCTGGAGAGGTACAGGTGTGTACATTGTGCTGGACTTCGTTTGACTTTAGTTAATGCATATATTTaatatatgtgtgtatttggGTGATTTTTAAAGGTGTATTTGAGCTACAACAACGTCTCAGCTCTGAAGATGTTGGCAGCAAAGAAAACCTGGCGCCTCAGCTCTGAGAAAGACAAGGTATCTATTGTTCTCTCTGTTAAAGATGTAAACTTTGTTTTCAATGTGAAAGTGGTTTGTCCTGTTCTGCTATGCGAGGAACTGAATTCTGCTCTGTTCTCAGGTTCGTCTGTACACCCTGGAGCAGAAGTCCATGTTGAGTTTTCGAGTGGAAGCAGAGGTTGATGTTCCTGCAAACAGAGCGTTCTGTCTGCTGGCTGAGCTGAGTAACAGACCCAGCTGGGACTCACATTATCAGTAATGATTTCAGATACATACACAAACACTTTATTTAAGTTTGACTGCCTGCATTGCTCCAATGAATGTCAAaatacactcaccagccactttattaggtacgcCTTGCTAGTACCGATTGAACACCCTTTTGCCTTAATTCTTCATGAGAGAGTTTCAACAAGGAGTTgtaaacattcctcagagattttggtccatattgatgatagcatcacacagttgctgcagatttgtcagctgcacatccatgatatGAATCTCCTGTTTCACCACATTCAACcaagatctggtgactgtgtgTACAGTGAACTCgctgtcatgtt from Cheilinus undulatus linkage group 13, ASM1832078v1, whole genome shotgun sequence includes:
- the LOC121520671 gene encoding acyl-coenzyme A thioesterase 11-like, whose protein sequence is MSSREFGDPEKEGEDDEEEEEEEEEESANPTEVKMSQIVMPCHSNHRQELSVGQLLKWIDSTACLSAERHAGSPCVTASMDDIHFEHTIRVGQVVNIKAKVNRAFNTSMEVGIQVSCEDLFTDRHWRVCHAYATFVTQRTNTGQKVILKPIVPHTQREQVEYSVAAERRRVRMVHDDIIKDLLSHGSIQQADSAAECDAVAAEKTKVESVELVLPPHANHQVNTFGGQIMAWMVNVATIAASRLCQAHPTLRTIDMFTFRGPSQVGDRLLLRAIVNNAFKTSIEVGVRAEAYQEEGPNRHINSAFMTFEVLDDHGKPRTLPRIRPEPLEGERRFQEAIARKKIRLDRKYIISRKQSEVPLSVPWDPRNQVYLSYNNVSALKMLAAKKTWRLSSEKDKVRLYTLEQKSMLSFRVEAEVDVPANRAFCLLAELSNRPSWDSHYHHCELIYPVDDDDFLYRVVTPSVHHGGVGSSNSARQAEGVLQDFILLASKRKPCGKGDPYVIALRSVSLPTHPPTEGYHRGEVLCAGFTILETENNMSLISYYNQASPEVLPYISTDIAGLSSSFYHTFCSCSWYLTKNRLQSTNSMQTGQNQDSNTDSPTFDSEADRLSSVLCSTQL